A genomic segment from Streptomyces sp. NBC_00237 encodes:
- a CDS encoding transposase: MSPPRARTWGRRGHTPVVRVWGRSRRRISVAALTCYKPGEPSRLIYRPRFQPPCNTGRKGFGWKDYRDLIVRAHIQLGGPITLIWDNLNTHRSPALRQYAAEHDWLTLVHLPTYAPDLNPVEGVWSLLRRGPLANTAFTDIGHLTRTLHHGLRRIQHRPDIIDGLLAGTGLTINPRPTPPREPQ, translated from the coding sequence ATGTCGCCGCCACGCGCACGCACCTGGGGCCGACGCGGCCACACTCCTGTGGTCCGGGTCTGGGGCCGCTCGCGGCGCCGGATCTCCGTCGCAGCCCTGACCTGCTACAAGCCCGGAGAGCCGTCCCGGCTGATCTACCGGCCCCGGTTCCAGCCGCCGTGCAACACCGGGCGCAAGGGATTCGGCTGGAAGGACTACCGCGACCTGATCGTCCGCGCGCACATCCAACTCGGAGGCCCCATCACGCTGATCTGGGACAACCTCAATACCCACCGCTCTCCCGCACTGCGCCAGTACGCGGCGGAACACGACTGGCTCACCCTCGTCCACCTGCCCACCTACGCGCCCGACCTCAACCCGGTCGAAGGTGTCTGGTCGCTGCTACGACGCGGGCCGCTCGCCAACACCGCGTTCACCGACATCGGCCATCTCACCCGCACCCTCCACCACGGCCTACGCCGCATCCAGCATCGACCCGACATCATCGACGGCCTCCTCGCAGGCACAGGGCTGACCATCAACCCCCGACCGACACCACCCCGAGAACCTCAGTAG
- a CDS encoding amino acid ABC transporter ATP-binding protein has protein sequence MAVDPLIELVGVNKYYGKLHVLQDIDLTVGRGEVVVVIGPSGSGKSTLCRTMNRLETIESGSIRIDGSSLPEEGKALARLRAEVGMVFQSFNLFAHKTVLANVSLAQIKVRGRKKDEADKRSRELLERVGLAAHADKFPAQMSGGQQQRVAIARALAMDPKALLFDEPTSALDPEMINEVLEVMQQLAADGMTMVVVTHEMGFARSAANRVVFMADGCIIEDRTPEDFFTAPESDRAKDFLSKILKH, from the coding sequence ATGGCCGTCGATCCGTTGATCGAGCTGGTGGGCGTCAACAAGTACTACGGAAAGTTGCACGTACTCCAGGACATCGACCTCACCGTCGGCCGCGGGGAGGTGGTGGTGGTCATCGGCCCGTCCGGCTCGGGCAAGTCAACGCTCTGCCGGACGATGAACCGGCTGGAGACGATCGAGTCGGGCAGCATCCGCATCGACGGCAGCTCTCTCCCCGAGGAGGGCAAGGCGCTCGCGAGACTGCGCGCCGAGGTCGGGATGGTGTTCCAGTCCTTCAACCTCTTCGCGCACAAGACCGTGCTGGCGAACGTCTCGCTCGCCCAGATCAAGGTCCGCGGCCGGAAGAAGGACGAAGCCGACAAGCGCTCCCGGGAACTCCTGGAGCGCGTCGGGCTCGCCGCGCACGCCGACAAGTTCCCCGCGCAGATGTCCGGCGGCCAGCAGCAGCGCGTGGCCATCGCCCGCGCCCTCGCCATGGACCCCAAGGCCCTCCTGTTCGACGAGCCGACCTCGGCCCTCGACCCGGAGATGATCAACGAGGTGCTGGAAGTCATGCAGCAGCTCGCCGCCGACGGCATGACCATGGTCGTGGTCACCCACGAGATGGGTTTCGCCAGGTCCGCCGCCAACCGCGTCGTGTTCATGGCGGACGGCTGCATCATCGAGGACCGCACCCCGGAGGACTTCTTCACCGCCCCGGAGAGCGACCGCGCCAAGGACTTCCTCTCCAAGATCCTCAAGCACTGA
- a CDS encoding amino acid ABC transporter permease — protein MSRALSTESTALYDIPGPKTRQRHLTYGIASTVLLLGLLAWGVYLLFHTDQFTAAKWTPFQYKGIQELLLHGLGNTLKAFAYAAVLSLALGALLAVGRLSEHRPLRWIAGLCVEFFRAMPVLVMIFFIFVALKVQPLPALVAGLTLYNGSVLAEIFRTGVNSVDRGQREAAYALGMRKTQVMTHVLVPQAVRAMLPTIISQLVVALKDTSLGYLITYEEFLHAGKLIASNLDYDLPFIPVVLVISPVYIGMCMLLSWFANWVARRQRRNPKTEAVDIGPAEAGTLLPGRQ, from the coding sequence ATGAGCCGCGCCCTGTCCACGGAGTCCACCGCCCTCTACGACATCCCGGGACCCAAGACCCGGCAACGGCACCTGACGTACGGGATCGCCTCGACGGTCCTGCTGCTGGGGCTGCTCGCCTGGGGCGTGTATCTCCTGTTCCACACCGACCAGTTCACGGCGGCCAAATGGACCCCCTTCCAGTACAAGGGCATCCAGGAGCTCCTGCTCCACGGACTCGGGAACACGCTCAAGGCGTTCGCGTACGCCGCGGTGCTCTCGCTCGCACTGGGCGCGCTGCTCGCGGTGGGGCGTCTGTCCGAGCACCGCCCGCTGCGCTGGATCGCCGGTCTGTGCGTGGAGTTCTTCCGCGCCATGCCCGTACTGGTGATGATCTTCTTCATCTTCGTGGCGCTGAAGGTCCAGCCGCTGCCCGCACTGGTGGCCGGACTCACGCTCTACAACGGCTCGGTGCTCGCGGAGATCTTCCGTACCGGAGTGAACTCCGTGGACCGAGGCCAGCGGGAGGCGGCCTACGCGCTCGGCATGCGCAAGACGCAGGTCATGACGCATGTGCTGGTGCCGCAGGCGGTCCGGGCGATGCTGCCGACCATCATCAGCCAGCTGGTGGTCGCGCTGAAGGACACCTCCCTCGGATACCTGATCACTTATGAGGAGTTTCTCCATGCCGGAAAGCTCATCGCGTCCAATCTCGACTACGATTTGCCTTTCATCCCCGTAGTTCTGGTGATCTCGCCTGTCTACATCGGGATGTGCATGCTGCTCTCCTGGTTCGCCAACTGGGTGGCCAGGCGTCAGCGACGCAATCCCAAGACGGAGGCCGTGGACATCGGTCCGGCCGAGGCGGGGACGCTGCTGCCGGGCAGGCAGTAG
- a CDS encoding amino acid ABC transporter permease, with product MNVLTDNFALYGKGFIGTVQLTFYASVLALVLGFAMASCRVSPVGSFRALGTAWVTVLRNTPLTLLFFAVLLGLPRFGLVLPFQLFAVLALGCYTSAFICEALRSGINTVPLGQGEAARSLGMTFGQTLSTVVLPQAFRSVIPPVGSTLIALAKNSAIAGAFSVTELLGTYKTLNELGYSVIWSFVWIALGYLIITLTISALFHALEKRWGVAR from the coding sequence ATGAACGTACTCACGGACAACTTCGCCCTGTACGGCAAGGGATTCATCGGCACGGTCCAACTGACCTTCTACGCCTCCGTGCTGGCCCTCGTCCTCGGCTTCGCCATGGCCTCCTGCCGGGTCTCCCCGGTCGGCTCCTTCCGGGCGCTCGGCACGGCCTGGGTGACGGTGCTGCGCAACACCCCGCTCACGCTGCTGTTCTTCGCGGTGCTGCTCGGGCTGCCGCGCTTCGGACTCGTCCTGCCCTTCCAGCTCTTCGCGGTGCTCGCGCTCGGCTGCTACACCTCCGCGTTCATCTGCGAGGCGCTGCGCTCGGGCATCAACACCGTGCCGCTCGGGCAGGGCGAGGCGGCCCGCAGCCTCGGCATGACCTTCGGGCAGACCCTGTCGACGGTGGTGCTGCCGCAGGCGTTCCGGTCGGTCATCCCGCCCGTCGGGTCCACGCTCATCGCGCTCGCCAAGAACTCGGCCATCGCGGGAGCGTTCTCCGTCACCGAACTGCTCGGCACGTACAAGACCCTCAACGAGCTGGGCTACAGCGTCATCTGGTCCTTCGTCTGGATCGCCCTGGGATACCTGATCATCACCCTCACCATCAGCGCGCTCTTCCACGCGCTCGAAAAGCGCTGGGGAGTCGCCCGATGA
- a CDS encoding DnaB-like helicase N-terminal domain-containing protein: MPARPQNRPVPDDDVPYAGTPPQPVDFAEQALLGALLIHPALTPGIRHVTPEHFTTHVHGSLFAAIQQLAPQVTQRAGESKPSLPSLRWINEVFTTAVAQARGLTLPYLHQLVSSCPEPAHAAAYARMIQTGHARRSLHTHADRLAHTAADTRLPAPATTVAEQCARLLVHVEALQQQIGSPTGTAPRTTLPEAPEDVPSDRELACEQGLLAGVVRLPDSFHALRALRPEDFALPLHGGLYRCLTAMAHRGEPLDPITVLGEAEHQGLLTSHVTPQTVLALVQPSPDDPVYCAEQILQQSLLRSARLAAHHIRAYANDPVNTVHQLLIGSRRALAPVTAAHRRWQYLHHPPPPPGPATARAPVTRPARPPTARTAR, translated from the coding sequence ATGCCCGCCCGCCCACAGAACCGCCCCGTGCCGGACGACGACGTCCCGTACGCCGGAACGCCCCCTCAGCCGGTGGACTTCGCCGAGCAGGCACTGCTCGGCGCCCTCCTCATCCACCCCGCGCTCACCCCCGGCATCCGCCACGTCACCCCCGAGCACTTCACCACCCACGTGCACGGCAGCCTCTTCGCCGCAATCCAGCAACTCGCCCCCCAAGTGACCCAGCGCGCTGGGGAGTCGAAGCCGTCGCTGCCGAGCCTGCGCTGGATCAATGAGGTGTTCACCACCGCCGTGGCACAGGCCCGGGGATTGACCCTGCCCTACCTCCACCAGCTGGTCAGCTCCTGCCCCGAGCCCGCCCACGCCGCCGCGTACGCACGGATGATCCAGACCGGACACGCCCGCCGCAGCCTGCACACCCACGCGGACCGGCTCGCCCACACGGCTGCAGACACCCGGCTGCCCGCCCCGGCCACCACGGTCGCGGAGCAGTGCGCACGCCTGCTGGTGCACGTGGAGGCCCTGCAACAGCAGATCGGCTCGCCGACCGGCACCGCACCGCGCACCACCCTCCCCGAGGCGCCCGAGGACGTGCCGTCGGACCGGGAACTCGCCTGCGAGCAGGGGCTGCTGGCGGGTGTCGTGCGTCTGCCGGACTCGTTCCACGCACTGCGGGCGCTGCGGCCCGAGGACTTCGCGCTCCCGCTGCACGGCGGGCTGTACCGGTGCCTGACCGCCATGGCCCACCGAGGCGAACCCCTCGACCCCATCACCGTCCTCGGCGAGGCCGAACACCAGGGTCTCCTCACCAGCCACGTCACCCCGCAGACAGTTCTGGCCCTGGTGCAGCCCAGCCCCGACGACCCCGTCTACTGCGCGGAACAGATCCTCCAGCAGTCCCTGCTGCGTTCCGCGCGCCTCGCCGCCCACCACATCCGCGCCTACGCGAATGACCCGGTCAACACCGTGCACCAGCTCCTGATAGGCAGCCGCCGCGCCCTCGCCCCCGTCACGGCCGCCCACCGTCGCTGGCAGTACCTGCACCACCCACCCCCGCCGCCCGGCCCTGCCACCGCACGCGCTCCCGTCACCCGCCCGGCACGACCTCCTACCGCCCGCACCGCCCGATGA
- a CDS encoding glutamate ABC transporter substrate-binding protein, translating to MLRTKKALTAAALALLAVACGKEGSPPVKGPRPDQLPHYQVASGFALPESATWEKAKRRGHVVVGAKEDQPYMGEKDPASGRYSGFDIEIAKMISASLGFDPASVQFRTIASANRETALQNGQIDYYVGTYTINDKRKKLVGFAGPYYMAGQSLLVRTDENDIKGPKDLDGKRVCSAAGSTPYQRIQSDYPEADLVAYDTYSVCVDNLLTYQVDAVTTDDTILMGYAAKVPDEMKVVGAPFSKEPYGIGVPRPDSALRFAIDDALEAREKNGDWQKAYDVTLGLSGRKATPAPPIDRYPAS from the coding sequence ATGTTGCGTACCAAGAAAGCTCTGACCGCCGCAGCGCTCGCCCTCCTCGCCGTCGCCTGCGGCAAGGAGGGCAGCCCCCCGGTGAAGGGCCCGCGCCCCGACCAACTCCCGCACTACCAGGTCGCGTCGGGCTTCGCCCTGCCCGAATCGGCCACCTGGGAGAAGGCCAAGCGGCGTGGCCACGTCGTCGTCGGCGCCAAGGAGGACCAGCCGTACATGGGCGAGAAGGACCCGGCGAGCGGCCGCTACTCCGGCTTCGACATCGAGATCGCCAAGATGATCTCGGCGTCCCTCGGCTTCGACCCGGCGAGCGTCCAGTTCCGCACGATCGCCTCCGCGAACCGCGAAACCGCCCTCCAGAACGGCCAGATCGACTACTACGTCGGCACCTACACCATCAACGACAAGCGCAAGAAGCTCGTCGGATTCGCCGGTCCTTACTACATGGCGGGGCAGTCGCTGCTGGTGCGCACCGACGAGAACGACATCAAGGGGCCGAAGGACCTCGACGGCAAGCGCGTCTGCTCCGCCGCCGGTTCGACCCCGTACCAGCGCATCCAGTCCGACTACCCCGAGGCGGACCTCGTCGCGTACGACACGTACTCGGTCTGCGTCGACAACCTGCTCACCTACCAGGTCGACGCCGTCACCACCGACGACACGATCCTGATGGGGTACGCGGCCAAGGTCCCCGACGAGATGAAGGTCGTCGGCGCGCCCTTCTCCAAGGAGCCGTACGGCATCGGCGTCCCGCGCCCCGACAGCGCACTGCGGTTCGCCATCGACGACGCACTCGAAGCGCGTGAGAAGAACGGCGACTGGCAGAAGGCGTACGACGTCACGCTCGGGCTCTCCGGCCGCAAGGCCACTCCCGCGCCGCCCATCGACCGCTACCCGGCGAGCTGA
- a CDS encoding winged helix-turn-helix domain-containing protein, translated as MRYPQGGGLTAERQRFRERVRRVAGERFARGDKTAVIARDLRVSERSVERWRRAWRDGGLAALASKGPAKLPRLSDSQFAVLEQELALGPAAHGWEDQRWTVARIKEVIARKFQVTCSMAAVWRLMHRHGWSWQCPARRALERDEDAVELWKKEVWPQVEAPRRRSEPGSSSRTKPGS; from the coding sequence ATGCGATATCCGCAGGGTGGTGGGCTGACCGCCGAGAGGCAGCGGTTCCGGGAACGGGTCCGTCGTGTAGCCGGCGAGCGGTTTGCCCGTGGAGACAAGACGGCGGTGATCGCCCGAGATCTGCGGGTCAGTGAGCGGTCGGTGGAACGGTGGAGGCGAGCATGGCGAGATGGCGGCCTGGCAGCACTGGCCTCGAAAGGACCGGCCAAGCTGCCCAGGCTCTCGGACTCCCAGTTCGCTGTGCTGGAACAGGAGTTGGCTCTCGGACCGGCGGCCCATGGCTGGGAGGACCAGCGGTGGACCGTGGCCCGGATCAAGGAGGTGATCGCCCGGAAGTTCCAGGTCACCTGCTCGATGGCGGCCGTCTGGCGGCTGATGCACCGGCACGGCTGGTCCTGGCAGTGCCCGGCCCGCCGCGCGTTGGAACGCGACGAGGACGCGGTGGAGTTGTGGAAGAAGGAGGTGTGGCCGCAGGTGGAAGCACCGCGGCGGCGCTCGGAGCCTGGATCGTCTTCGAGGACGAAGCCGGGTTCGTGA
- a CDS encoding DUF6278 family protein — MNFLDTWRKRHGTARGFAAYTADGADQEGIAELLSECELLRARVKQYGLELDDSPASLEALDQLPPRWRDNPDDVEGMEELPWLGNDAGLYLGTVIVRTVAGAHWHLWPNGTPVVMLASGRDLDVVEAGHDWAATGAPELSQVYAEASEA; from the coding sequence ATGAATTTCCTGGACACCTGGCGCAAGCGCCACGGTACGGCGCGCGGATTCGCCGCGTACACGGCCGACGGCGCCGACCAAGAGGGCATCGCCGAGCTGCTCTCCGAGTGCGAACTGCTGCGTGCCCGCGTCAAGCAGTACGGCCTCGAACTGGACGACAGCCCCGCCTCGTTGGAGGCCCTCGACCAGCTCCCGCCGCGCTGGCGCGACAACCCGGACGACGTCGAGGGCATGGAGGAGCTGCCCTGGCTGGGCAACGACGCCGGTCTCTACCTCGGCACCGTCATCGTCCGCACCGTGGCGGGCGCGCACTGGCACCTGTGGCCCAACGGCACCCCCGTCGTGATGCTGGCCTCCGGCCGCGACCTCGACGTCGTCGAGGCGGGTCACGACTGGGCGGCCACCGGCGCCCCCGAGCTGTCGCAGGTGTACGCGGAGGCATCCGAGGCGTGA
- a CDS encoding exodeoxyribonuclease III: MRIATWNVNSITARLPRLLAWLENTGTDVLCIQETKSTAEQFPAAPLRELGYESAVVADGRWNGVALISKVGLENVVSGLPGGPEYGGVQEPRAVSATCGPLRLWSVYVPNGREVAHDHYTYKLAWFEALKAAVAEDAAGSRPFAVLGDFNVAPTDADVWDPALFEGATHVTPAERAALAALRETGLSDVLPRPLKYDHPFTFWDYRELGFPKNKGMRIDLVYGNKPFTEAVTDAYVDRDERKGKGASDHAPVVVDLNL; this comes from the coding sequence ATGCGCATCGCCACCTGGAACGTCAACTCGATCACCGCCCGACTGCCGAGGCTGCTGGCCTGGCTGGAGAACACCGGCACGGACGTGCTGTGCATCCAGGAGACCAAGTCGACCGCCGAGCAGTTCCCCGCCGCCCCACTGCGCGAGCTCGGCTACGAGTCCGCCGTCGTCGCCGACGGCCGGTGGAACGGCGTGGCACTGATCTCCAAGGTCGGCCTGGAGAACGTGGTCTCCGGCCTGCCCGGCGGGCCCGAGTACGGGGGAGTGCAGGAGCCCCGCGCCGTCTCCGCGACCTGCGGCCCGCTGCGCCTGTGGTCGGTGTACGTGCCCAACGGCCGCGAGGTCGCGCACGACCACTACACGTACAAGCTGGCCTGGTTCGAGGCGCTGAAGGCCGCCGTCGCCGAAGACGCGGCGGGGTCACGGCCGTTCGCCGTTCTGGGTGATTTCAACGTCGCCCCGACCGACGCGGACGTCTGGGACCCGGCCCTCTTCGAGGGCGCCACGCACGTCACCCCCGCCGAGCGCGCCGCCCTCGCCGCCCTGCGCGAGACGGGCCTCTCCGACGTGCTGCCGCGCCCGCTCAAGTACGACCACCCCTTCACCTTCTGGGACTACCGCGAGCTCGGTTTCCCCAAGAACAAGGGCATGCGCATCGACCTCGTCTACGGCAACAAGCCGTTCACCGAGGCGGTCACCGACGCGTACGTCGACCGTGACGAGCGCAAGGGCAAGGGCGCGTCCGACCACGCCCCCGTGGTGGTCGACCTGAATCTCTGA
- a CDS encoding DNA cytosine methyltransferase, giving the protein MILDLFAGPGGWSHALAALGIRDVGLEWDEWACKTRAAAGQLTVRTDVALYPTAPFVGRVKALIASPPCQAWSMAGRRLGLLDQPLVHQAVADLARGRDSREKLLAACRDPRSLLAAEPMRYLHALHTVGDPEWVAMEEVPDVLALWKQYASILRSWGYSVWAGILNAADYGVPQTRRRAILLASRTRTATPPPPTHAKVAEPESLFGPGRARWVSMAEALGWGATDRPTPTVCAGGGPGGGPEPFPSGSRKTLSDARDRGTWAPRPAGVVLRSRREGAGWAARHGTRDNRPADRPAPTFTAEAHRWAWALRSNNQANATTRSSDEPAGTLFFGHRANECVWIAEPAPAQPDQDPVTPPDPIRITAAEAGTLQTFPAAYPWAGNKGQQFGQIGNAVPPRLALHLLAPLLDRTLTTDDFTLAA; this is encoded by the coding sequence TTGATCCTGGATCTATTTGCGGGTCCTGGTGGTTGGTCGCACGCTCTGGCCGCCCTGGGCATCCGGGACGTGGGCCTGGAGTGGGATGAGTGGGCCTGCAAAACCCGGGCCGCGGCTGGTCAGTTGACGGTGCGCACCGACGTGGCGCTGTACCCCACAGCTCCTTTCGTCGGGCGGGTGAAGGCGCTGATCGCTTCCCCTCCGTGTCAGGCGTGGAGCATGGCCGGCAGGCGGCTCGGGCTGCTCGACCAACCGCTCGTTCACCAGGCGGTCGCCGACCTCGCCCGGGGACGCGACAGCCGCGAGAAGCTCCTCGCCGCCTGCCGCGACCCTCGCTCGCTGCTCGCCGCCGAGCCGATGCGCTACCTGCACGCCCTGCACACGGTCGGCGATCCGGAGTGGGTGGCGATGGAGGAAGTCCCGGACGTCCTTGCGCTGTGGAAGCAGTACGCGTCCATCCTGCGCAGCTGGGGGTACTCGGTGTGGGCGGGCATCCTCAACGCGGCGGACTACGGGGTGCCCCAGACGCGCAGGCGGGCGATCCTGCTCGCCTCGCGCACCCGGACTGCCACGCCGCCGCCGCCCACCCATGCGAAGGTGGCTGAGCCGGAGAGCCTGTTCGGGCCGGGCCGCGCCCGCTGGGTGTCCATGGCTGAGGCGTTGGGCTGGGGCGCCACCGACCGGCCCACGCCCACCGTGTGCGCGGGCGGCGGCCCCGGCGGCGGGCCCGAGCCTTTCCCCTCGGGCTCCCGCAAGACGCTGTCGGATGCCCGCGACCGCGGTACCTGGGCGCCCCGCCCCGCCGGAGTTGTCCTGCGGTCGCGGCGGGAGGGGGCGGGCTGGGCCGCCCGGCACGGCACCCGCGACAACCGTCCCGCCGACCGCCCGGCGCCCACCTTCACCGCGGAGGCGCACCGGTGGGCCTGGGCGCTGCGCAGCAACAACCAGGCCAACGCCACCACCCGCAGCAGCGACGAGCCCGCTGGCACTCTCTTCTTCGGACACCGCGCGAACGAGTGCGTCTGGATCGCCGAGCCCGCCCCCGCGCAGCCGGACCAGGACCCGGTGACGCCGCCGGATCCCATCCGGATCACCGCCGCCGAGGCCGGCACCCTGCAGACCTTCCCCGCCGCCTACCCCTGGGCCGGGAACAAGGGCCAGCAGTTCGGCCAGATCGGCAACGCGGTCCCCCCGCGCCTAGCTCTGCACCTGCTGGCCCCGCTCCTGGACAGGACCTTGACCACCGACGACTTCACCCTGGCCGCCTGA
- a CDS encoding MBL fold metallo-hydrolase, whose translation MELTKKSHACVRLEKDGRTLVLDPGAFSEADAALGADAILVTHEHPDHFSEPHLRAALEADPAAEIWTLRSVAEKISAAFPGRVHTVGHGDAFSAAGFDVQVYGELHAVIHPDLPRITNVGFLLDGSVFHPGDALTVPEHAVETLLVPVMAPWSKVSEVIDYVREVKPQRAYDIHDALLTDLALPLYGQHLGNLGGTDHHHLAPGASTRL comes from the coding sequence ATCGAGCTGACCAAGAAGTCCCATGCCTGTGTCCGGCTGGAGAAGGACGGGCGCACGCTCGTCCTGGACCCGGGGGCCTTCAGCGAGGCGGACGCCGCGCTCGGCGCGGACGCGATCCTCGTCACGCACGAGCACCCCGACCACTTCAGCGAGCCGCACCTGCGGGCCGCCCTGGAGGCCGACCCGGCCGCCGAGATCTGGACGCTGCGCAGCGTCGCCGAGAAGATCTCCGCGGCCTTCCCCGGCCGGGTCCACACGGTCGGGCACGGGGACGCCTTCAGCGCCGCGGGCTTCGACGTACAGGTGTACGGAGAGCTGCACGCCGTCATCCACCCGGACCTGCCGCGCATCACCAACGTCGGGTTCCTCCTCGACGGGTCCGTCTTCCACCCGGGCGACGCGCTCACCGTCCCCGAGCACGCCGTGGAGACCCTCCTCGTGCCGGTGATGGCACCCTGGAGCAAGGTCTCCGAGGTCATCGACTACGTACGCGAGGTCAAGCCGCAGCGCGCGTACGACATCCACGACGCGCTCCTCACCGACCTCGCCCTGCCGCTGTACGGCCAGCACCTCGGCAACCTCGGCGGCACGGACCACCACCACCTCGCGCCGGGCGCCTCCACAAGACTCTGA
- a CDS encoding alpha/beta fold hydrolase, protein MSEIPMNTLQYRFDGPEDAPVLVLGPSLGTTWHMWDRQIPELSRTWRVFRYDLPGHGGAPAEPVASVGDLTARLLAVLDELGVQRFGYAGCSIGGAVGAELALRHPHRVASLALVSASPRFGTADEFRQRGVIVRTNGMDPMAASAPGRWFTQGFAAAQPAIVEWAVQMVRTTEPGCYIAACEALAAFDVRPELGRIAVPTLVVVGEQDQVTGPGDARTLVAGIPDARLALVPGASHLTPVEQPAAVTDLLVRHFSSAWDDGSTTLLAPVPPAPVPAAAPAPEEVPEAPPVPVSEPGPLAAGRPDPYDAGLKVRREVLGEGYVDGVLAGADEMTGDFQDLLTRYAWGEVWARDGLDRRTRSVVALTALVAGGHQASLATHVRAALRNGLTPVEIREVLLQTAVYCGVPAAQAAFETAREVVRQETTPQP, encoded by the coding sequence GTGAGTGAGATACCGATGAACACCCTGCAATACCGCTTTGACGGGCCAGAAGACGCTCCTGTCCTTGTCCTGGGCCCCTCGTTGGGTACCACATGGCACATGTGGGACCGACAGATACCCGAGCTGTCCCGCACCTGGCGCGTGTTCCGCTACGACCTTCCCGGGCACGGCGGCGCGCCCGCCGAACCCGTGGCGTCCGTGGGCGACCTGACCGCTCGGCTGCTCGCCGTGCTCGACGAGCTGGGCGTCCAGCGCTTCGGGTACGCGGGCTGTTCGATCGGCGGCGCGGTCGGCGCGGAGCTGGCGCTGCGGCACCCGCACCGGGTGGCCTCGCTGGCGCTGGTCTCGGCGTCGCCCCGGTTCGGGACGGCCGACGAGTTCCGGCAGCGCGGCGTCATCGTGCGGACCAACGGCATGGACCCGATGGCCGCGTCCGCGCCCGGACGCTGGTTCACACAGGGGTTCGCCGCCGCCCAGCCCGCCATTGTGGAGTGGGCCGTGCAGATGGTGCGGACCACCGAACCCGGCTGCTACATCGCCGCCTGTGAGGCGCTGGCCGCCTTCGACGTACGTCCCGAGCTGGGACGGATCGCCGTGCCCACCCTCGTCGTGGTCGGCGAGCAGGACCAGGTCACCGGTCCTGGCGACGCACGGACCCTGGTCGCGGGAATTCCCGACGCCCGCCTCGCGCTCGTCCCGGGGGCGTCCCATCTGACGCCCGTCGAGCAGCCCGCCGCCGTCACCGACCTGCTCGTACGGCACTTCTCGTCGGCCTGGGACGACGGCAGCACGACCCTGCTGGCACCCGTGCCGCCCGCGCCGGTTCCCGCTGCGGCGCCCGCGCCCGAAGAGGTCCCCGAAGCGCCGCCCGTCCCCGTGAGCGAGCCCGGGCCGCTCGCCGCCGGGCGGCCCGATCCGTACGACGCGGGTCTGAAGGTGCGCCGCGAGGTGCTCGGCGAGGGGTACGTCGACGGGGTGCTGGCCGGTGCGGACGAGATGACCGGCGACTTCCAGGACCTGCTGACCCGGTACGCGTGGGGCGAGGTCTGGGCACGGGACGGCCTGGACCGGCGCACCCGCAGCGTCGTGGCCCTCACCGCGCTCGTCGCGGGCGGGCACCAGGCGTCCCTGGCCACCCACGTCCGGGCCGCCCTGCGCAACGGCCTCACCCCCGTCGAGATCCGCGAGGTGCTGCTCCAGACCGCCGTGTACTGCGGGGTTCCGGCGGCACAGGCGGCCTTCGAGACCGCCAGGGAAGTGGTCCGGCAGGAGACCACGCCACAGCCGTAG